A stretch of the Notamacropus eugenii isolate mMacEug1 chromosome 2, mMacEug1.pri_v2, whole genome shotgun sequence genome encodes the following:
- the LOC140525824 gene encoding olfactory receptor 2H2-like, with product MNNKSSPEGFILLAFSDHPRLEKTLFVVILTSYFMTLVGNTLIILLSILDSKLHTPMYFFISNLSFLDLCFTTSCVPQLLSNLWGPEKTITFTGCAIQLFVFLALGTTECILLAVMAFDRYVAVCRPLHYAIIMHPQLSQRLATAAWVIGLLESVVQIPSTLRLSFCSHRRIDDFLCEVPALIRLSCEDTTYNEIQLAVASVLLLVVPLTLILVSYGAIGHTVLKIKSAEGRKKAFGTCSSHLLVVSLFFSSVITVYLQPKNPYAQDRGKFFGLFYAVGTPTLNPLIYTLRNKEVKGAFRRLLGKINSPGQS from the coding sequence ATGAATAATAAAAGCTCTCCAGAAGGTTTTATCCTCCTGGCCTTCTCTGACCACCCCAGGTTAGAGAAAACTCTGTTCGTGGTAATACTGACTTCTTACTTCATGACTCTGGTTGGCAACACACTCATCATCTTACTGTCTATCCTGGACTCCAAACTCCAcactcccatgtacttcttcATTTCCAACCTCTCCTTCCTGGATCTCTGCTTCACCACAAGCTGTGTTCCCCAGTTGTTGTCCAACCTCTGGGGTCCAGAGAAGACCATCACCTTTACTGGCTGTGCCATTCAACTCTTTGTGTTCCTGGCCCTAGGTACCACTGAGTGCATCCTTTTGGCTGTCATGGCCTTTGATCGATATGTGGCAGTTTGCAGACCCCTCCATTATGCCATCATTATGCATCCTCAACTTAGCCAAAGACTAGCAACTGCAGCCTGGGTCATTGGACTATTGGAGTCTGTGGTCCAGATACCATCCACTCTTCGATTATCATTCTGCTCCCACAGGAGAATAGATGACTTTCTATGTGAGGTCCCAGCCCTCATTCGCCTTTCCTGTGAGGACACCACCTACAATGAGATCCAGTTGGCTGTGGCTAGCGTCCTCCTCTTGGTTGTGCCACTGACTCTCATTTTGGTATCCTATGGTGCTATTGGCCACACTGTGCTAAAGATTAAGtcagcagagggaaggaagaaagcttTTGGGACCTGCTCCTCCCACCTCCTGGTGGTCTCCCTCTTCTTCAGTTCTGTTATCACTGTCTACCTCCAGCCCAAGAACCCCTATGCCCAGGACCGAGGAAAATTCTTTGGTCTTTTCTATGCTGTGGGAACTCCTACACTCAACCCTCTCATATATACCCTGAGAAACAAGGAGGTGAAAGGGGCATTTAGGAGACTGTTGGGGAAGATCAACTCACCAGGGCAGAGCTGA